A single genomic interval of Nonomuraea rubra harbors:
- a CDS encoding aldehyde dehydrogenase family protein, with translation MLLELGGKSASILLDDLDGATLATAVAHCLRTVIVNSGQTCTALTRLVVPRSLPAEAGACAAGLLSAARPGDRDSAVADLGPVISARQRERVAACIPAAVLDGARLVWAGRTARWTAGSTSRPRCSPASIPAWRSPRRRSSGRCWS, from the coding sequence GTGCTGCTGGAGCTGGGCGGCAAGTCGGCGTCGATCCTCCTGGACGATCTCGACGGCGCCACCCTGGCCACCGCGGTCGCGCACTGCCTACGCACGGTGATCGTCAACAGCGGGCAGACCTGCACGGCGCTCACCCGCCTGGTCGTGCCGAGGTCGCTGCCGGCCGAGGCCGGGGCATGCGCGGCGGGCCTGCTGTCGGCCGCGCGGCCGGGCGATCGCGACTCCGCGGTCGCCGACCTCGGGCCCGTGATCAGCGCCCGGCAGCGCGAGCGGGTGGCGGCCTGCATCCCGGCGGCCGTCCTGGACGGAGCCCGGCTCGTGTGGGCGGGCCGGACCGCCCGCTGGACCGCGGGTTCTACGTCTCGCCCACGCTGCTCACCGGCGTCGATCCCGGCATGGCGGTCGCCCAGGAGGAGATCTTCGGGCCGGTGCTGGTCCTGA